ATATATTTGATTTACAAAATTGGGGAGCCTCGAATTTTATCATCTGGCTTCTTATGAAATTGCCTTGTACATAAAAACCCATACTTTCTTAGAGTGTTATAGTTTTTCTAGCTAAGCCTGCACTATATAGGTGCTATTTCACTTATAAGTAATCCAAAAATATATGATTCTTTAATAGATAATTTTAAGTTTTTTCTAAAATTAACATAATACACCTTATACGAATCTAAAAATGGGAGCCTATAGCTCCCATTTTTATTGTTAAACGTTGAATCCTATATGTTTTCCTGTTGGAAGCTCTACATCAATACGGAGCTTCCCACCCATTGCCTCAACATACTTTTTCATGGTTGAAATCTTAAGATCATTGCCACGATTTTCTATTGCTGAAAGCGATGGCTGTTTTATTCCCAAAGTTTCAGCAAGCTCTTTTTGAGAAATTTCGAGTTCTTCACGAATAAGATGAAGCTGATTTTCTAGCAGTAATTCATCTGCCATTTTTTGAATACGGGCTTGGCTCTCTGGAGAGCGGCTAGCTAACAATTCTTGCAGAGTCTTAGCCATTAGATTTATCTCCTAGGGTAGTGAGATGAAGTTGGTATTGTTCATCTGCAATATCCAGCATGTCTTTATAAAAACGCTTTTTACCGCCTTTATCAGCAATACATA
The nucleotide sequence above comes from Acinetobacter lwoffii. Encoded proteins:
- a CDS encoding helix-turn-helix domain-containing protein, which translates into the protein MAKTLQELLASRSPESQARIQKMADELLLENQLHLIREELEISQKELAETLGIKQPSLSAIENRGNDLKISTMKKYVEAMGGKLRIDVELPTGKHIGFNV